GAAACACCGTTTCGCTCGTTGGGCTCGTCATCCCCGAAATCGTTCCGCCGCTGTCACGCCGGAGCTCACTTCGCGGGAGCCGCCTCCTTCACCTTGCCGCCGTGGCCGCGGAACGTCCGCGTCGGCGCGAACTCGCCCAGCTTGTGACCGACCATGTCCTCGGTCACGAACACCTTCATGTGCTGCTTGCCGTTGTGGACCATGAACGTCAGTCCGATGAACTCGGGGACGATCGTGCAGGCTCTCGACCAGGTCTTGATCGGATCC
This Planctomycetota bacterium DNA region includes the following protein-coding sequences:
- the rpsS gene encoding 30S ribosomal protein S19, which gives rise to MGRSAKKGPYVDPRVFEKVEAQLGSGKRDPIKTWSRACTIVPEFIGLTFMVHNGKQHMKVFVTEDMVGHKLGEFAPTRTFRGHGGKVKEAAPAK